A part of Ooceraea biroi isolate clonal line C1 chromosome 10, Obir_v5.4, whole genome shotgun sequence genomic DNA contains:
- the LOC113562837 gene encoding dynein beta chain, ciliary-like, which produces MFQQLPSSIWLGGFFNPQSFLTAIMQQTARKNEWPLDKMCLHCDVTRKHKEELRVPPREGAYVNGLYMEGARWDTASGAIADSRLKELFCLMPVVFVRAITQDKQETKNMYECPVYRTRTRGPTYIWTFNLKTRDKPSKWTLAGVAILLQI; this is translated from the exons ATGTTTCAACAGTTACCATCATCCATCTGGCTGGGTGGTTTTTTCAATCCGCAGTCCTTTCTTACCGCCATCATGCAACAAACCGCCCGTAAAAACGAGTGGCCCCTGGACAAGATGTGTCTGCATTGCGACGTAACCAGAAAACACAAGGAGGAACTTAG GGTGCCGCCGCGCGAGGGTGCGTACGTGAATGGTTTGTACATGGAGGGTGCGCGATGGGACACGGCGAGCGGCGCGATCGCAGATTCTCGGCTAAAGGAGCTGTTTTGCCTGATGCCGGTGGTGTTCGTGAGAGCGATCACACAGGACAAGCAGGAGACGAAGAACATGTACGAGTGCCCGGTTTACCGGACCAGAACGCGTGGGCCGACTTACATCTGGACGTTCAATCTCAAGACCCGCGACAAGCCCAGCAAGTGGACCCTGGCTGGCGTCGCGATTCTTCTACAGATTTAG